One segment of Cydia splendana chromosome 22, ilCydSple1.2, whole genome shotgun sequence DNA contains the following:
- the LOC134801454 gene encoding vinculin: MPVFHTKIIESILEPVAQQVSRLVILHEEAEDGNAMPDLARPVQAVSLAVNNLVKVGHETIESSDDAILRHDMPGALRRVEGAATLLQQASDMLRADPYSGPARKKLIEGSRGILQGTSALLLCFDESEVRKIVKECKKVLDYLGVAEVIDTMEDLVQFLRDISPALSRAAREVAARASELTHPPHAETLARCLESVKQLAPVLICSMKIYIHILTEGGKGIEEAAQNRNYLAQRMADEIHEIIRVLQLTSYVEDGGEKDNIAVLKALQTQIHGKMANAHEFLNDPDALRNSSGERALRSVLTSAQRAAEHLGPTHADAIRRLVRSGGINADQLCDERQYGHGREAKALNLASDLRNQINEVDSIVNEGVRAAEQAGGKTMRARMETAHKWLLHPNADPHTRVEGQKAINSIVSQGQRIADGLQGREKAEILQLCSDVQRLSDKLADLCASGRGDSEEARAITRELTDKLHALQRAMDRACVNRVVEDFIDVAAPLRHFTEAVNAPEGTPGREANFHDKAAALQAFSQRAAATAHMVAANSHHNKRLADQLTHHAREVEKLSPQLVAAGKIRLNYPDSKVAEEHFNNLKNQYADAVLRVRDLCDQAVDPLDFVRTAGELMQKHTYLCEDAIRNNDSQKMVDNTSAIARLANRVLLVGGAERENTEDAEFARALNSAHQRLQAAIAPAVHRAKAVALGDSSQAPAWRQANSEIINAASAVESALSRHYAPPPPPPALPEALSALHVSKQQAPPRPPPPSSGAPPPRPPPPDTDDEGEDIFSRQPHPSQPILVAAHNLHKAVREWSSKDNEIIAAAKRMAILMARLSELVRSDSKDSLRAKQDFSNTTYRALLYSSKRELIATAKAIAEASEEVTRLAKKLALECTDKRIRTNLLQVCERIPTIGTQLKILSTVKATMLGAQVGMADFKGSEEDQEATEMLVGNAQNLMQSVKETVKAAEGASIKIRTEQGGYRLRWVRRSPWYQI, translated from the exons GTCTCGCGGCTGGTTATCCTACACGAAGAGGCCGAAGATGGCAACGCCATGCCGGACCTGGCGCGGCCCGTGCAGGCCGTGTCGCTCGCCGTCAACAACCTCGTCAAG GTGGGACATGAGACCATCGAGTCCTCAGACGACGCTATCCTCAGACACGACATGCCCGGAGCCCTACGAAGGGTGGAAGGTGCTGCCACACTGTTACAACAAGCTTCAGATATGCTACGAGCTGATCCCTATTCTGGTCCCGCAAG gaaaaaGCTGATAGAAGGTTCGAGAGGCATCCTTCAAGGAACGTCGGCTCTTCTCCTCTGTTTCGACGAGTCCGAAGTCAGGAAAATCGTCAAGGAATGCAAAAAG GTGCTAGATTACCTTGGCGTGGCAGAAGTGATAGATACTATGGAAGACTTGGTGCAGTTCCTGAGGGATATATCGCCGGCGCTGTCGAGGGCCGCTAGAGAG GTAGCGGCCCGCGCATCGGAACTAACCCACCCTCCTCACGCAGAAACCTTGGCGCGGTGTCTTGAGAGTGTAAAGCAGTTGGCACCCGTGCTGATCTGCTCTATGAAGATATACATACACATCCTCACTGAAG GTGGCAAAGGCATCGAAGAGGCGGCGCAGAACAGAAACTACCTTGCACAGAGGATGGCTGACGAAATCCATGAAATCATCAG AGTACTTCAGCTGACATCGTACGTGGAAGACGGGGGAGAAAAGGACAACATTGCCGTCCTGAAAGCGCTTCAGACTCAGATACACGGCAAGATGGCTAACGCGCATGAATTCCTCAAT GATCCTGACGCGTTACGCAACAGCAGCGGTGAGCGAGCGCTGCGCTCCGTGCTGACTTCGGCTCAACGCGCTGCGGAACACCTCGGACCGACCCACGCCGATGCTATCCGTAGACTTGTTCG GTCGGGTGGAATAAACGCTGATCAACTGTGCGATGAGAGACAGTACGGCCATGGAAGAGAAGCCAAG GCATTAAATCTAGCCTCAGACCTCCGCAACCAAATCAACGAGGTGGACTCCATAGTTAACGAAGGAGTCCGTGCCGCGGAGCAAGCCGGAGGAAAAACCATGAGAGCCAGGATGGAGACCGCTCATAAATGGCTTTTGCATCCTAACGCGGACCCCCACACGAGGGTCGAGGGCCAGAAGGCGATTAACAGCATCGTTTCTCAGGGACAGAGG atCGCGGATGGGCTTCAAGGGCGAGAAAAGGCTGAGATCCTCCAACTGTGTTCTGACGTGCAACGTTTATCTGACAAGTTGGCTGACTTGTGCGCCAGCGGACGTGGCGACTCCGAAGAAGCGCGAGCGATCACCAG GGAGCTGACAGATAAACTTCACGCACTTCAACGCGCCATGGATCGCGCCTGCGTCAATCGTGTGGTAGAAGATTTCATAGACGTCGCCGCGCCACTGCGTCACTTCACTGAGGCCGTCAACGCACCTGAAG GTACCCCCGGCCGTGAAGCCAACTTCCACGACAAAGCAGCTGCCTTACAGGCATTCAGCCAACGAGCGGCCGCCACTGCCCATATGGTAGCGGCTAACTCGCACCATAATAAGAGGCTTGCTGATCAGCTCACGCACCATGCTAGAGAG GTTGAAAAACTGTCTCCCCAACTGGTGGCAGCCGGCAAGATCAGGCTCAACTATCCCGATAGCAAG GTGGCAGAGGAGCATTTCAACAATCTGAAAAACCAGTACGCCGATGCTGTTCTGCGCGTGCGTGACTTGTGCGACCAGGCCGTCGACCCGCTTGACTTCGTACGCACTGCCG GCGAGCTGATGCAGAAACACACGTATCTGTGCGAGGACGCCATACGCAACAACGATTCGCAGAAGATGGTCGACAACACCTCCGCTATCGCCAG GTTAGCAAACCGCGTTCTCCTGGTCGGCGGCGCCGAGCGCGAAAACACTGAGGACGCCGAATTCGCTCGCGCTCTAAACAGCGCACATCAACGCTTGCAAGCGGCCATCGCCCCGGCCGTGCACCGCGCTAAGGCCGTGGCTTTGGGAGATTCTTCACAAGCGCCCGCGTGGCGGCAGGCTAACTCTGAG ATCATCAACGCAGCTTCCGCCGTAGAATCCGCCCTCTCCCGCCACTACGCCCCGCCACCGCCACCACCGGCACTCCCCGAGGCGCTCTCCGCGCTGCACGTGTCCAAGCAGCAGGCCCCTCCCCGCCCGCCCCCGCCCTCGAGTGGCGCCCCGCccccgcgcccgccgccgcccgaCACTGATGATGAGGGCGAGGACATATTCAGCAGGCAGCCGCATCCCAGCCAACCTATTCTG GTGGCAGCGCACAACCTCCACAAGGCCGTTCGCGAGTGGTCCTCCAAAGACAACGAGATCATCGCCGCCGCCAAACGCATGGCTATCCTTATGGCGCGCCTTTCCGAACTCGTACGCTCCGATTCTAAGG ACTCCCTGCGTGCCAAACAGGACTTCTCAAATACAACCTACCGCGCGCTTCTATATA GTAGCAAGCGTGAGCTGATCGCAACGGCGAAGGCGATCGCCGAAGCTTCTGAAGAGGTCACGAGGCTCGCCAAGAAACTTGCGCTGGAGTGTACGGATAAGAGAATTAGGACC AACCTGTTGCAAGTGTGCGAGCGCATCCCCACCATCGGCACGCAGCTCAAGATCCTGTCAACCGTCAAGGCTACCATGTTGGGAGCTCAAG TCGGCATGGCGGATTTCAAAG